A DNA window from uncultured Methanoregula sp. contains the following coding sequences:
- a CDS encoding cupin domain-containing protein, with protein MAEPEKKTTAEKKREDLVAKVLAVNELVQYQDGTVASRMIVFKPAGTITLFAFDAGEGLSEHSAPFDAILTVTDGEADVTIAGAPFTVKAGEMIILPANKPHAVQARERFKMTLTMIRE; from the coding sequence ATGGCAGAACCCGAAAAAAAGACAACTGCAGAGAAAAAACGCGAAGATCTCGTTGCAAAAGTCCTCGCGGTCAACGAGCTGGTCCAGTACCAGGACGGGACGGTGGCAAGCCGGATGATCGTGTTCAAACCTGCAGGTACCATCACCCTGTTTGCATTCGATGCCGGTGAGGGACTCTCAGAACACTCGGCCCCGTTCGATGCCATCCTGACCGTTACCGACGGGGAAGCGGATGTCACGATTGCGGGCGCACCGTTCACGGTCAAGGCCGGCGAGATGATCATCCTGCCGGCGAACAAACCGCACGCAGTGCAGGCACGGGAGCGGTTCAAGATGACACTGACCATGATACGGGAGTGA
- a CDS encoding cupin domain-containing protein, with protein MAEFQLEHTDKPDKKRDELKGKVLNLGDLVDYADGTVASRMIVNRTSGSITVFSFDENEGLSEHTAPFDAVVTILDGECEVWVAGKTSRMKAGETIIFPAHAPHALSAITRFKMTLVMIKE; from the coding sequence ATGGCAGAATTCCAGCTGGAGCATACGGACAAGCCGGACAAAAAGCGCGACGAGCTCAAGGGAAAAGTCCTGAATCTGGGCGATCTCGTGGATTACGCGGACGGCACCGTTGCAAGCCGGATGATCGTCAACCGCACAAGCGGCAGCATCACGGTCTTCTCGTTTGACGAGAACGAAGGATTATCGGAGCACACCGCACCCTTCGATGCGGTTGTCACGATCCTTGACGGGGAGTGTGAGGTCTGGGTGGCCGGGAAAACATCCCGGATGAAAGCGGGAGAGACGATCATCTTCCCGGCACATGCTCCCCATGCACTCTCGGCAATAACCCGGTTCAAGATGACGCTTGTCATGATCAAGGAGTGA
- a CDS encoding YHS domain-containing protein, producing MAIDPICKMTVDEKTAKFTSEYQGKRYYFCAPGCKKKFDADPKKYI from the coding sequence ATGGCAATCGATCCCATCTGTAAGATGACGGTTGACGAGAAGACCGCGAAATTCACAAGCGAATACCAGGGCAAGAGATACTATTTCTGCGCTCCCGGCTGCAAAAAGAAATTCGATGCGGATCCCAAGAAATATATCTGA
- a CDS encoding helix-turn-helix domain-containing protein, whose amino-acid sequence MDEACTVNMTVKYLTKKWTLLIILELYKGPAHTRRFSELKDSLGDITQKILSERLKELEEEGIVTRRVDATKFPVKSEYTLTKSGLELVDVIRGIKHWALKWKIDNIPCGGQDCKVCVL is encoded by the coding sequence ATGGACGAAGCCTGCACGGTCAACATGACCGTGAAGTACCTGACAAAAAAGTGGACCCTCCTGATCATCCTCGAACTCTACAAAGGTCCGGCTCACACGCGCCGTTTTTCGGAGCTGAAGGATTCTCTGGGGGATATCACGCAGAAGATTTTATCGGAGCGGTTGAAGGAGCTTGAGGAAGAGGGGATTGTTACCCGGCGGGTTGATGCCACAAAGTTCCCTGTTAAGAGTGAGTACACTTTGACGAAGAGCGGGCTCGAACTGGTGGATGTTATTCGGGGGATCAAGCACTGGGCGCTGAAGTGGAAGATTGATAATATTCCGTGCGGCGGGCAGGATTGTAAGGTGTGCGTTTTGTAG
- a CDS encoding NAC family transcription factor, producing the protein MGGNETDGYYCSICGGIPPDQIKIKKIPIEGKETGIDRLDWILQEVANLHLTSDDAIADEIVKRVSQFNYIPSKKMPEYKEALLREYTLLDIPENRFRRR; encoded by the coding sequence GTGGGCGGAAATGAGACGGACGGATACTACTGTTCCATCTGCGGGGGAATTCCCCCGGACCAGATCAAGATCAAGAAGATCCCGATCGAAGGAAAAGAGACCGGCATCGACCGGCTCGACTGGATCCTGCAGGAGGTTGCAAATCTGCACCTGACGAGCGATGATGCGATCGCGGATGAGATCGTAAAACGGGTTTCCCAGTTCAACTACATCCCGTCAAAAAAGATGCCGGAATACAAGGAAGCCCTCCTGCGGGAGTACACCCTCCTGGATATTCCGGAAAACCGGTTCCGGAGAAGATAG
- a CDS encoding heavy metal translocating P-type ATPase, whose amino-acid sequence MPEPETKKAEIKISGMHCATCAATIEESLSQIPEVVAARVNFGTDTAHVEYLPEKITLGTLEKAVNDAGYTVINREVTIRVGGMMCATCVETIESALKELPGVAGVRVNLGTENAYVTYNPSLSDIPDFKRAIEDAGYQFLGIAGEVSEEAEQKARDADLHDKFTRFVIGFAVSIPLMLAMYVPLPLSMQNLAYLMFIIATPVFVYVAYPIFRAAFTALRHRSLSMDVMYAMGTGVAYAASVLGTFGIVLTHEFMFYDTAIMLAAFLMLGRFLEARAKGRTSDAIKKLAGLQVKSATVLRDGTETDVALEEVIAGDLVIVKPGAKIPVDGMVTEGESYIDESMITGEPIPVLRKSGDRVVGGTLNANSVLTVQATKVGRDTMLAQIIRMVEEAQGTKPPVQRIADIAVSYFIPAVLLIAAGAFALWFFVFHATLIFALSALISVLVVACPCALGLATPTAITVGLGRGAELGILIRNGESLEAAEHITTIIFDKTGTLTKGKPDVTDIIPLGISEETLLSIAASVEKDSEHPLAQAIVRKARSLNILFEPVTHVDTIAGKGVTATFLGEQVLVGNRSLLADKGIPIAPDLEKHLVDLEEKGKTTILVATGNQPAGLIAVADTIKESSRKAVARLEEMGLEIIMITGDNERTAEAVAADLNIHRVIAGVLPADKEKEVAALQQAGKVVAFVGDGINDAPALAKADVGIAIGSGTDVAIESGDIVLIRDDLLDAVAALQLAKKVMGRIRTNIFWAFAYNAALIPVAAGVLYPAFGITFRPELAALAMAASSVTVVSLSLLLKKYIPDVKKKQISEAGYGNRSHL is encoded by the coding sequence ATGCCGGAGCCGGAGACAAAGAAAGCAGAAATCAAAATATCGGGGATGCATTGTGCCACCTGCGCTGCAACTATCGAAGAGTCATTATCGCAGATCCCGGAAGTGGTCGCTGCCAGAGTGAACTTCGGGACAGATACCGCTCATGTGGAGTACCTTCCGGAGAAAATAACTCTGGGAACACTTGAAAAAGCCGTCAACGATGCAGGGTATACGGTCATCAACCGGGAAGTCACCATCAGAGTCGGCGGCATGATGTGCGCCACCTGCGTTGAGACGATCGAAAGCGCCCTGAAAGAACTCCCCGGGGTTGCCGGGGTCAGGGTTAACCTTGGAACGGAAAACGCGTACGTGACCTACAATCCTTCCCTTTCTGATATTCCGGATTTCAAGAGAGCAATCGAGGATGCCGGGTACCAGTTCCTGGGGATTGCCGGCGAGGTGAGCGAGGAAGCGGAACAGAAGGCACGGGACGCGGATCTCCATGACAAGTTCACCCGGTTCGTCATCGGGTTTGCCGTCAGTATCCCGCTCATGCTCGCAATGTATGTGCCGCTCCCGCTCTCCATGCAGAATCTGGCCTACCTGATGTTCATCATCGCCACGCCGGTTTTTGTCTATGTCGCCTATCCCATCTTCCGCGCCGCGTTCACGGCGCTCCGTCACCGTTCCCTCTCGATGGATGTCATGTATGCCATGGGAACCGGGGTGGCGTACGCAGCCAGCGTGCTTGGAACGTTCGGGATCGTCCTCACCCATGAATTCATGTTCTATGACACGGCGATCATGCTGGCCGCGTTCCTTATGCTGGGCAGGTTCCTCGAAGCCCGGGCAAAAGGAAGAACCTCGGATGCCATCAAAAAACTCGCAGGTCTCCAGGTAAAGAGCGCAACGGTGCTCCGTGACGGGACCGAGACCGATGTGGCTCTGGAAGAAGTAATAGCAGGGGATCTGGTCATCGTGAAGCCCGGGGCCAAGATCCCGGTGGACGGGATGGTGACGGAAGGGGAGAGTTACATCGACGAATCCATGATCACCGGCGAGCCCATACCGGTTCTCAGGAAAAGCGGGGACCGGGTGGTGGGGGGAACCCTGAATGCCAACAGCGTGCTCACCGTCCAGGCAACAAAAGTCGGCAGGGATACCATGCTTGCCCAGATCATCCGCATGGTCGAGGAGGCGCAAGGAACAAAACCCCCGGTACAGCGGATTGCCGATATCGCCGTATCGTATTTTATTCCGGCAGTGCTCCTGATAGCAGCGGGAGCATTTGCTCTCTGGTTCTTCGTATTCCATGCAACACTCATCTTTGCGTTATCGGCCCTCATCTCCGTCCTTGTTGTAGCCTGTCCCTGCGCTCTTGGGCTTGCAACCCCGACAGCAATTACGGTAGGCCTCGGGAGGGGGGCCGAGCTCGGCATCCTCATCCGGAACGGCGAATCACTTGAAGCCGCAGAACACATAACAACCATCATCTTTGATAAGACCGGGACGCTCACAAAGGGAAAACCGGATGTCACCGACATCATCCCCCTCGGCATATCAGAAGAGACCCTGCTCTCCATTGCTGCAAGTGTTGAGAAAGACTCAGAGCATCCTCTTGCCCAGGCGATTGTCCGGAAAGCCCGGTCCCTCAATATCCTGTTCGAACCCGTCACTCACGTGGACACGATCGCCGGAAAGGGCGTTACTGCCACATTCCTTGGCGAGCAGGTTCTTGTGGGGAACCGGTCCCTGCTCGCTGACAAGGGGATCCCGATTGCCCCGGATCTCGAAAAACACCTGGTGGATCTCGAAGAGAAGGGAAAGACAACGATCCTGGTTGCCACCGGCAACCAGCCGGCCGGCCTCATTGCCGTTGCCGACACGATCAAGGAATCCAGCAGGAAGGCGGTTGCCCGGCTGGAAGAGATGGGCCTGGAAATCATCATGATCACCGGGGATAATGAGCGCACGGCAGAAGCCGTTGCAGCGGATCTGAATATTCACCGGGTGATTGCGGGAGTGCTTCCCGCAGATAAGGAAAAGGAAGTAGCAGCGCTCCAGCAGGCAGGAAAAGTGGTGGCATTTGTCGGGGACGGGATCAACGATGCCCCCGCGCTTGCAAAAGCGGACGTGGGCATTGCCATTGGCAGCGGCACGGATGTTGCAATCGAGAGCGGGGATATCGTCCTCATCCGGGACGATCTCCTTGATGCCGTGGCGGCCCTCCAGCTTGCAAAAAAAGTGATGGGACGGATCAGGACGAACATCTTCTGGGCATTTGCGTACAATGCCGCACTCATCCCGGTTGCGGCCGGGGTGCTCTACCCGGCGTTTGGCATCACCTTCAGGCCCGAACTCGCTGCCCTGGCAATGGCGGCAAGCTCCGTTACGGTCGTCTCCCTCTCGCTTCTCTTGAAAAAGTATATACCTGATGTAAAGAAAAAGCAGATATCTGAGGCAGGATATGGCAATCGATCCCATCTGTAA
- a CDS encoding PAS domain S-box protein, with amino-acid sequence MLCENEELITIKEMLRKNPRGMSITDISRELNLNRNSVSKYVNMLLVAGEVEMKTHAAAKVYYLSQRVPLRAMLDFSTDAIVILDANLAVVRANDNFLTLAGTSRETLMGNSIQGSSIPFFSDAKIVASLTDALKGISTITEITWQNENQDLFLRGKLIPTVFEDGTAALTVILENITGQIRSQQALEKSEAMYRAIVEDQTELVCRIRHDETITFVNQECLRFFRRGREALLDKKLRSFIVDEDQEYSVREVLQLSCDNPITTFENRLVTPEHEIRWMQWVARAICNPKGEIVEYQLVGRDVTAIRESTAQIERSLKEKETLIKEINYRIRSNLHFISSLIDLQAHPLIDPACRELLREEKQQIMALARIYEILTQSDDINHIPLPTYLQKLNGDLYSSYNLDPARVKTEFRADEIWVDIDTAIPIGLLFNLLVARAFKQAFPEDRSGQVDVNIHGDANEIVLSIADNGAGLPETFDIDNPDSIEMELVVTLVHQINGRITLDRREGTRFEIVFPYPAP; translated from the coding sequence ATGTTGTGTGAAAATGAAGAACTCATCACTATCAAGGAAATGCTGCGGAAGAATCCGCGGGGAATGAGTATCACGGATATATCCCGGGAACTCAATCTGAACCGGAATTCAGTCTCGAAATACGTGAATATGCTGCTCGTGGCAGGGGAAGTGGAGATGAAAACCCATGCCGCTGCAAAGGTGTATTACCTCTCCCAACGGGTGCCCCTCAGAGCAATGCTTGATTTTTCAACGGATGCTATTGTGATTCTCGATGCAAATCTTGCTGTGGTCCGGGCCAACGACAATTTTCTCACACTCGCCGGAACATCGCGGGAAACCCTGATGGGCAATTCCATCCAGGGATCCTCAATCCCCTTTTTTTCAGATGCGAAAATCGTTGCAAGCCTTACGGATGCGCTGAAGGGAATTTCAACGATAACAGAGATCACATGGCAGAATGAAAACCAGGATCTCTTCCTCAGGGGAAAACTGATCCCGACTGTTTTTGAGGATGGTACGGCTGCGCTTACGGTAATTCTCGAAAACATAACAGGACAGATCCGGTCCCAGCAGGCTCTTGAAAAAAGCGAAGCCATGTACCGGGCGATTGTTGAAGATCAGACTGAACTGGTCTGCAGGATCCGGCACGATGAGACGATCACGTTCGTAAATCAGGAATGCCTCCGGTTTTTCAGGAGAGGCAGAGAGGCTCTGCTGGACAAGAAACTCCGTTCATTTATTGTGGATGAGGATCAGGAATATTCGGTCAGGGAAGTTTTACAACTCTCGTGCGACAACCCCATCACCACCTTCGAAAACCGGCTTGTTACTCCTGAACATGAGATACGGTGGATGCAGTGGGTTGCAAGAGCCATCTGTAATCCAAAAGGAGAGATCGTTGAATACCAGCTTGTCGGCCGGGACGTAACGGCTATCCGGGAGTCAACGGCCCAGATTGAACGCTCGCTCAAAGAGAAGGAGACCCTCATAAAAGAGATAAACTACCGGATCAGGAGCAACCTGCATTTTATCTCAAGCCTGATCGATCTCCAGGCACATCCCCTTATCGACCCGGCCTGCCGGGAACTGCTAAGGGAAGAAAAACAACAGATAATGGCACTTGCCCGGATTTACGAGATCCTGACGCAGTCGGATGACATCAACCATATCCCCCTCCCCACGTATCTTCAGAAACTGAACGGGGACCTGTACAGTTCGTACAACCTTGATCCTGCCCGGGTGAAAACAGAATTCCGGGCCGATGAGATCTGGGTCGATATCGATACCGCTATCCCGATCGGGCTGCTCTTCAACCTGCTGGTTGCCCGTGCGTTCAAACAGGCATTCCCTGAAGATCGAAGCGGGCAGGTTGATGTGAACATCCATGGGGATGCAAACGAGATTGTCCTGAGCATTGCGGACAACGGGGCCGGGCTCCCGGAAACCTTCGACATTGACAATCCGGATTCGATCGAGATGGAACTGGTTGTCACCTTAGTACACCAGATCAATGGACGTATCACCCTTGACCGGAGAGAGGGAACCCGGTTCGAGATCGTCTTTCCGTATCCGGCCCCCTGA
- the hcp gene encoding hydroxylamine reductase translates to MFCYQCEETARGTGCTVKGVCGKEDETAGLMDVLIYICKGIAERNIAAEKTGKANKDVGMFIAEALFATLTNTNFDDARLRALITQAVALRDALPKSGAAEPDACTWTPKSDADIAAKAAQIAEAANKNDDVHSLRALLLFGLKGVAAYYHHAAVLGHTDTAVEKFMQKGLASTLHDLSAGDMTALVLECGGVGVTTLALLDAANTTSYGNPEITSVKTSVGTKPGILITGHDLKDLQQLLEQSKDSGVDIYTHGEMLPANAYPALKKYSHLVGNYGSSWWHQKEEFEKFNGPVLVTTNCIVPPKDSYKDRIYTTGPAGFPGVKHIIAGKDGKKDFSAVIAHAKQCQPPQDLHAPGRDLITGCAHGAVLQIAGTVIDAVKSGDIKRFVVMAGCDGRQSERDYYTQFAKALPKNTVILTAGCAKYRYNGLDLGTIGGIPRVIDAGQCNDCYSLVVIAQALAKAFGVGINELPVSYNIAWYEQKAALVLLALLNLGVKDITLGPKLPAFVSPGVLDVLVNNFQVKKNSTVEADVTRMVPAA, encoded by the coding sequence ATGTTCTGTTACCAGTGCGAGGAAACCGCAAGAGGAACCGGATGTACCGTAAAAGGCGTGTGCGGCAAGGAAGACGAGACCGCCGGCCTGATGGATGTGCTCATTTACATCTGTAAGGGAATTGCCGAGCGCAACATTGCCGCAGAGAAGACCGGGAAGGCAAACAAGGATGTCGGGATGTTCATTGCCGAAGCCTTGTTTGCCACCCTGACCAACACCAACTTTGACGATGCCCGGCTCCGGGCACTCATCACGCAGGCAGTTGCCCTGCGGGATGCACTCCCGAAGAGCGGGGCTGCCGAGCCCGATGCCTGCACCTGGACCCCGAAGAGCGATGCCGACATTGCCGCAAAGGCAGCGCAGATCGCAGAAGCGGCGAACAAGAACGATGATGTGCACTCCCTCCGGGCCCTCCTGCTCTTCGGGCTCAAGGGCGTTGCTGCATACTACCACCACGCGGCTGTGCTCGGGCACACCGATACCGCGGTTGAGAAGTTCATGCAGAAGGGGCTCGCCTCCACCCTCCACGATCTCTCCGCGGGAGATATGACCGCGCTCGTGCTCGAATGCGGTGGGGTCGGTGTCACCACGCTTGCCCTGCTTGACGCGGCCAACACAACGAGCTATGGCAACCCGGAGATCACGAGCGTGAAGACTTCGGTTGGCACGAAACCGGGCATCCTGATCACCGGCCATGACTTAAAAGATCTCCAGCAGCTGCTGGAGCAGTCCAAAGACAGCGGCGTGGATATTTACACCCACGGCGAGATGCTGCCGGCCAATGCCTACCCGGCCCTCAAGAAGTATTCCCACCTGGTCGGCAACTACGGGAGTTCGTGGTGGCACCAGAAAGAAGAGTTCGAGAAGTTCAACGGCCCGGTGCTCGTGACCACCAACTGCATCGTGCCCCCGAAAGATTCCTACAAGGACCGGATCTATACAACGGGTCCCGCAGGATTTCCCGGCGTCAAACATATCATTGCAGGAAAGGATGGGAAGAAGGACTTCTCGGCGGTCATTGCCCATGCAAAGCAGTGCCAGCCCCCGCAGGACCTGCATGCCCCGGGCCGGGATCTCATCACCGGCTGCGCTCATGGTGCAGTTCTCCAGATTGCGGGAACCGTTATCGATGCGGTCAAATCGGGTGACATCAAGCGGTTCGTGGTCATGGCCGGTTGCGATGGCCGGCAGAGCGAACGGGATTACTACACGCAGTTTGCAAAGGCGCTCCCGAAGAACACGGTCATCCTCACCGCGGGCTGCGCAAAGTACCGGTATAACGGCCTCGACCTGGGAACGATCGGCGGGATCCCCCGGGTCATCGATGCCGGCCAGTGCAATGACTGCTACTCGCTGGTCGTGATCGCCCAGGCGCTCGCGAAAGCCTTCGGGGTCGGGATCAACGAGCTGCCCGTATCCTACAACATTGCCTGGTACGAACAGAAGGCCGCGCTCGTCCTCCTGGCGCTCCTGAACCTTGGCGTTAAGGACATTACCCTCGGGCCCAAACTCCCGGCGTTCGTATCGCCCGGCGTACTCGATGTGCTCGTCAACAATTTCCAGGTAAAGAAGAACAGCACGGTCGAGGCAGACGTAACAAGAATGGTCCCTGCTGCATAA
- a CDS encoding DUF5698 domain-containing protein — MGFFIISPEIYSWVILPLLIFLARIGDVSMETIRVIYISKGIKYLAPFIAFFEIVIWLLAMEVVMSDLSNIANFFAYAFGFAMGTYIGLVIEEKLSIGMVIMRIITKNDSTDEIISFLQSENYGITSLDATGSRGDVKMIITLVNRTDVPAITAHIEATNPQAFFSIEDIRYVNQGVFRKKKPNTITGWFHAITDHQKKK; from the coding sequence ATGGGATTTTTCATCATAAGTCCGGAAATTTATTCCTGGGTCATTCTCCCGCTCCTGATCTTCCTTGCCCGCATCGGCGATGTGAGCATGGAGACCATCCGGGTCATCTACATCTCGAAGGGGATCAAGTACCTCGCCCCGTTCATCGCGTTCTTCGAGATCGTGATCTGGCTGCTTGCCATGGAAGTCGTGATGAGCGATCTCTCCAACATCGCCAACTTCTTTGCCTATGCCTTCGGTTTTGCCATGGGAACCTACATCGGGCTCGTTATCGAAGAGAAACTGTCGATCGGCATGGTCATTATGCGGATCATTACCAAAAACGATTCCACGGACGAGATCATCTCTTTTCTCCAGTCGGAAAATTACGGGATAACGAGCCTGGATGCTACGGGTTCGCGGGGGGATGTCAAGATGATAATAACGCTCGTGAACCGGACGGATGTCCCGGCAATCACCGCCCATATCGAGGCCACAAACCCCCAGGCGTTCTTTTCCATCGAGGACATCCGGTACGTGAACCAGGGCGTTTTCCGGAAGAAGAAACCAAACACCATCACCGGGTGGTTCCATGCGATCACGGACCACCAGAAGAAGAAATAA